A window from Pleuronectes platessa chromosome 6, fPlePla1.1, whole genome shotgun sequence encodes these proteins:
- the trh gene encoding pro-thyrotropin-releasing hormone produces MKSICLLLLASLVLCNLAVSGGQGIPADDDTDRRTIDDILLQGAGSLLIRSILKKMHEEDDRNEGFSSQPEWVTKRQHPGKRYSDDLEKRQHPGRREEDDEDEYMDVQKRQHPGKRDDETHEYTEFQKRQHPGKRSTMGYLSDEPVVLLESELSKRQHPGKRYLLVHSKRQHPGKRQGENEEGDVDWDADGDEDLTGLEKRQHPGKRFWDNANPDLGTNSPCDVLDPTSCSKSNLLLDFLDNINKSHAEEKRQHPGKRFAPEQDLVTGE; encoded by the exons ATGAAGTCGATATGCCTTCTCCTCCTGGCTTCTCTCGTGCTCTGCAACTTGGCGGTGTCTGGAGGACAGGGCATCCCCGCTGACGATGACACTGACCGGAGGACCATCGACGATATCCTCCTACAGGGAGCAGGGAGTCTCCTGATACGCTCCATCCTCAAAAAGATGCATGAGGAAGACGACAGAAACG AGGGATTTTCCTCTCAGCCAGAATGGGTGACAAAAAGACAGCATCCCGGTAAGAGATACAGCGACGACTTGGAGAAGCGGCAGCATccggggaggagagaggaggacgatGAAGATGAGTACATGGACGTTCAAAAGAGACAGCACCCGGGGAAACGCGACGATGAAACGCACGAGTACACGGAGTTCCAGAAAAGACAGCACCCAGGGAAGCGCTCCACGATGGGCTACCTTTCTGACGAGCCCGTGGTACTCCTGGAGAGCGAACTTTCAAAACGCCAGCACCCTGGCAAGCGCTACCTGCTGGTACACAGCAAACGCCAGCACCCAGGCAAACGCCAGGGAGAGAACGAGGAGGGAGACGTGGACTGGGACGCGGACGGAGACGAAGACCTCACGGGGTTGGAGAAGCGGCAACACCCCGGGAAACGGTTTTGGGATAACGCAAATCCGGATTTGGGCACAAACAGTCCGTGCGATGTTTTGGACCCTACAAGCTGCAGCAAGTCCAATCTGCTGCTCGACTTTTTAGACAACATCAACAAGAGCCACGCCGAGGAGAAGAGACAACACCCGGGGAAAAGGTTTGCACCAGAGCAGGATCTAGTGACAGGAGAGTAG
- the LOC128442313 gene encoding rabenosyn-5, producing the protein MASSYPPPFEGTGEVKEGFLCPLCLKDLQSFYQLQDHYEEEHSGDDRHVRGQLKNLVQKAKKAKDKLLKRDGDDRADTGSYESFYYGGVDPYMWEPQELGAARSHLDLFKKHRAARIDHYVIEVNKLIIRLEKLTSFDRINSDAAKIRAIEKSVVSWVSDSDVPFCPDCGNKFNIRNRRHHCRLCGSIMCRKCMDFVPLPLAQKLISGTREALCVHGSPSHSQSPPAGGGSSSMGSRRGSISSLSSVTSMLEEKDDEKIRCCHHCMDTLMKIQHKLEEKDHTPDIVKLYERLRMCMDKVDERAPEYIRMAESLNAGETTYNLDTAAGLRLEVQKYYELIDALSKRILTLGVKDDPQPRPKALQLQKMIRYTATLFVQEKLLGLMSLPTKEKYEELKEKKKQEQEKRLQQERLASQETLKRRQESERNRPPVSTNGELPQAQRALRMTKAAGWLPSADSGHTRSEFEDPLLQQIENIQSFLRQAREAQRADEVAMLEENLRQLQDEYDQQQTSLAIALSQKLAKEESLQQGEFHRLEAWEREEREEREEREHRGPAVGSAQSSFTMERSLDISPVVVFQGEQDTAAEELTPKAERSPASLRAFPALTIQEESPPRLRSLGGHITPPGGEGQNSTSLNPFEEEDSTPTEEDPNNPFSEDIKREHKDVPNGKKEYNPFDEGVEEDSRADSAARNPFEEEDNTDTRNPFMEASGNSPGVSTNPFDGLDEGEALPDLDMIEEELLLQQIDNIRAYIFDAKLSGRLDEVELLSENLRELQHTLQEQKKKKH; encoded by the exons ATGGCCTCCAGCTACCCTCCCCCCTTTGAGGGCACAGGTGAGGTGAAGGAGGGCTTTCTTTGCCCTCTTTGCCTGAAAGACCTTCAGTCGTTCTACCAACTCCAAGACCACTACGAAGAGGAGCACTCCGGGGACGATCGCCATGTGAGGGGGCAGCTCAAAA ATTTGGTTCAAAAGGCAAAGAAAGCCAAAGACAAGCTCCTAAAGAGGGATGGTGATGACAGAGCGGATACTGGCAGTTATGAGTCCTTCTACTACGGTGGAGTGGACCCTTACATGTGGGAGCCTCAGGAACTGG GAGCAGCTAGAAGTCATCTGGACTTATTCAAAAAACACCGGGCAGCCAGGATAGACCATTATGTGATTGAGGTCAACAAGCTCATCATCAGACTGGAGAAG TTGACATCGTTTGACAGGATCAACTCAGATGCGGCCAAAATCCGAG CCATTGAGAAGTCTGTAGTTTCATGGGTGAGCGACTCAGACGTCCCGTTTTGTCCCGACTGTGGAAACAAGTTCAACATTCGGAACAGGCGGCACCACTGTCGTCTCTGTGGGTCCATCATGTGTAGAAAGTGCATGGACTTTGTCCCCTTACCTTTAGCCC AAAAGCTGATTAGTGGGACGCGAGAAGCCCTGTGTGTTCACGGGAGTCCCAGTCACTCCCAGTCTCCCCCGGCAGGAGGTGGCAGCAGTAGCATGGGCTCCAGGAGAGGCAGCATCAGCAGCCTGAGCAGCGTGACCTCCATGCTGGAGGAGAAGGACGACGAGAAGATCCGCTGCTGCCACCACTGTATGGACACACTGATGAAGATACAGCATAAACTGGAGGAGAAGGACCACACGCCTGATATAGTGAAACTTTATGAG AGGCTGAGAATGTGCATGGACAAAGTGGATGAACGGGCTCCAGAATACATCCGGATGGCAGAGTCGCTCAA TGCCGGTGAAACTACATACAACCTTGACACTGCCGCTGGACTCCGACTGGAAGTACAGAAATATTATGAACTCATCGATGCATTAAG TAAGAGGATTTTAACACTAGGAGTTAAAGATGATCCACAACCACGTCCTAAGgcgctgcagctgcagaagaTGATCCGATACACAGCCACACTATTTGTTCAG GAGAAGCTGTTAGGCCTCATGTCTTTACCCACTAAGGAGAAATATgaagagctgaaagaaaagaagaaacaagaacaaGAGAAGAGACTCCAACAAGAGAGACTG GCATCCCAGGAGACcctgaagaggaggcaggagtcTGAGAGGAACCGTCCACCCGTCAGTACCAACGGGGAGCTGCCGCAAGCCCAGAGAGCGCTGCGCATGACCAAAGCTGCCGGCTGGTTGCCCTCCGCAGACTCTGGTCATACACGCAGTGAGTTCGAAGACCCCCTCCTACAGCAGATCGAGAACATTCAGTCGTTCCTCCGTCAAGCACGAGAGGCCCAGAGAGCAGACGAGGTTGCCATGTTAGAGGAGAACCTGCGTCAGCTGCAGGACGAATACGACCAGCAGCAGACCAGTCTGGCCATCGCTCTCTCCCAGAAGCTGGCTAAGGAGGAGAGCTTGCAGCAGGGGGAGTTCCATCGCCTTGAGGCCTGGGAACGGGAGGAAAGGGAGGAAAGGGAGGAACGGGAACACAGGGGCCCTGCTGTGGGCTCAGCTCAGTCGTCCTTCACCATGGAGAGGTCTCTAGATATCAGCCCAGTGGTCGTCTTCCAGGGAGAGCAagacactgcagcagaggagctgaCTCCTAAAGCTGAGAGGAGTCCTGCGTCTCTAAGAGCGTTTCCTGCTCTCACAATCCAGGAGGAGTCGCCTCCTCGTCTGAGGAGCTTAGGGGGACACATaactccccctggtggtgaagGGCAGAATAGCACCTCCCTTAACCCTTTTGAGGAGGAGGACTCTACTCCCACTGAGGAGGATCCCAACAATCCTTTCTCAGAAGACATCAAGAGGGAACACAAAGACGTACCCAACGGGAAGAAAGAATACAACCCTTTTGATGAAGGTGTCGAGGAGGACTCTCGGGCCGACTCCGCGGCCAGGAACCCctttgaggaggaggacaacACCGACACTCGTAACCCTTTCATGGAGGCCTCTGGCAATTCCCCAGGAGTATCAACCAATCCCTTTGACGGGTTAGATGAAGGCGAGGCTTTGCCCGATTTGGACATGATAGAGGAGgaactgctgctgcagcagatcGACAACATAAGGGCCTACATTTTTGATGCCAAGCTCAGCGGCCGCCTTGACGAGGTGGAGCTCCTGTCAGAGAATCTGAGAGAGCTACAGCACACCCTACAggagcagaagaaaaagaagcactGA
- the mrps25 gene encoding 28S ribosomal protein S25, mitochondrial produces MPMKGRFPIRRTLEYLQKGDIIFKNRVKIMTVNYNTHGELSDGARKFVFFNIPQIQYKNPWVQIMMFKNMTPSPFVKFYLDDGEQVLVDVEGKDLKVISQHVKKIVGKSEELLEAEALARMQASNPANFGPKKYCLRECICQVDGQVPCPGTTPLPKEMTGKYRTRMAASQD; encoded by the exons ATGCCGATGAAGGGGAGGTTTCCGATCAGGAGGACGCTGGAGTATCTGCAGAAAGGCGACATCATCTTCAAGAACAGAGTGAAGATCATGACAGTGAATTACAACACACACGGGGAGCTGAGCGACGGAGCAAG GAAGTTTGTGTTCTTCAACATCCCTCAGATCCAGTACAAAAACCCATGGGTCCAAATAATGATGTTCAAAAATATGACTCCATCACCGTTCGTGAAGTTCTACCTGG ATGATGGGGAGCAGGTGCTGGTGGACGTGGAAGGGAAAGACCTCAAAGTCATTTCCCAACATGTTAAGAAGATTGTGGGCAAATCAGA aGAACTGTTAGAGGCTGAGGCTCTTGCGCGGATGCAGGCCTCCAACCCTGCAAACTTCGGGCCAAAGAAGTACTGTCTGAGGGAGTGCATCTGTCAGGTGGACGGCCAGGTGCCGTGTCCTGGCACCACGCCGCTGCCCAAAGAGATGACGGGCAAATATCGAACAAGGATGGCAGCGTCACAGGACTAA